In Vespa crabro chromosome 5, iyVesCrab1.2, whole genome shotgun sequence, a single window of DNA contains:
- the LOC124424430 gene encoding glutamine-rich protein 2-like, with protein MKASTSAVTADDASSEGMTRVGAINLNILHNFLHVLLHQINLRTTKVEYRGEDAKRIKTMVASAKAGPSLHLHEYSITDGTDKVKQRIHSTDQVTINVDVFSEAVQAANGTAVKKTKGIKQQITSGSEGECQNVIFVEPIIDGSTPTALAFKKLEQSVEHLEQRFEALEELSTNPELVERLKGNITDPLVDMWNIININKRLDAAEQGIDKLASMVQDVIKSGTDLEIVGDQLKASRDNKEKTDSDNNNVNIDNANTATINEPNQHTSGDEETTEIDAPNPENEVSEFETKKAPTIDDKQNDSKRLDELRDQKIEKCFQSIQAVKTTIDVALTKLEDRLHKLETKERTIDTTAKIDDESAPTLAPADEQSPDELDKQTIHICLEYLQDFQTKIDNTFINMEGRLKKLEKDHDELIEKLKNVAIPSETGDSDLNELVSKIQDIQEDMRKLNETADRLMGDTEDREMNLNAMLEQIELLKTIKADKEDLEDALADKADAYTVNRKVSHDQFDAACDDLTRGLEEAISKLGKQESIWHQALDEVQKEIEGKVDKIEITPLRDFVNSRLKSLQEKMKRMAEMRREAEAAGTKKLLRDVQCISCDKEVVMRTEETGKFEAPPMPCTMSMKPYLTYELDQVRKQQRRLPHSRNMIQFEAAVLEETRKMKISKEESFAKSPRDHLCNRYCGGSHTITTPQQRVMRMGHFLTQWGPESIQLTDGMIKGTDGKMYRSRPLPPKYDVCGGIVPCPANEVITSQETSRCTGNMSQPWQTARSTSSAKKGNSGRISTRKKDVCPGISTEHEQNVSESNPINKVALEVQSTTEA; from the exons ATGAAAGCGAGTACCAGCGCTGTTACTGCTGATGATGCTTCTTCGGAGGGAATGACAAGG GTCGGTGCGATTAACTTGAACATTCTTCACAATTTTCTTCACGTTCTATTGCATCAAATTAATCTGAGAACAACCAAAGTCGAATATAGAGGAGAAGATGCCAAACGAATAAAA ACAATGGTAGCTTCGGCTAAAGCTGGTCCATCGTTGCATCTTCACGAGTACAGCATCACCGACGGTACCGATAAAGTGAAACAACGTATTCATAGTACAGATCAAGTGACGATAAACGTAGACGTTTTTTCGGAAG CTGTTCAGGCGGCAAACGGTACTGCTgttaaaaaaacgaaaggtatTAAGCAACAAATAACTTCTGGATCCGAAGGAGAATGtcaaaatgttattttcgtcGAGCCAATTATCGATGGCTCCACTCCGACTGCATTGGCTTTCAAAAAGCTCGAACAAagt GTAGAACATCTTGAGCAACGATTTGAAGCATTAGAAGAATTGTCTACTAATCCTGAATTGGTTGAACGATTGAAAGGCAATATCACAGATCCTTTAGTAGACATGtggaatattattaacataaacaAAAGACTCGATGCAGCTGAGCAAGGAATCGATAAg cTCGCATCGATGGTTCAAGACGTAATTAAAAGTGGAACGGATCTTGAAATTGTTGGCGATCAATTAAAGGCATCgcgcgataataaagaaaaaaccgatagcgataacaataacgtaaACATTGACAATGCTAATACGGCAACTATTAATGAACCAAATCAACATACTTCTGGCGATGAAGAGACAACCGAGATCGATGCTCCAAATCCAGAAAATGAAGTTTCAG AATTCGAAACAAAAAAGGCGCCGACGATAGATGACAAACAAAACGATTCTAAGCGATTAGACGAATTAAGAGATCAAAAGATTGAAAAGTGTTTCCAAAGTATTCAGGCCGTGAAAACTACGATTGACGTTGCTTTGACGAAATTAGAAGATCGTCTTCATAAattagaaacgaaagaaagaacaattgATACGACAGCAAAGATCGATGACGAATCGGCACCAACATTGGCACCGGCCGATGAGCAGTCACCTGACGAGTTAGATAAACAAACAATTCATATATGTTTGGAGTACCTTCAAGATTTCCAAACGAAAATTGACAATACATTCATCAATATGGAGGGTCGTCTTAAAAAATTGGAGAAGGATCACGATGAActtatagaaaaattgaaaaacgtTGCGATACCAAGCGAAACCGGTGATAGTGATCTAAACGAATTGGTATCAAAGATTCAAGATATTCAAGAGGATATGAGAAAATTAAATGAGACAGCTGATCGTCTTATGGGTGATACGGAGGATCGTGAAATGAATCTAAAC GCGATGTTAGAACAAATAGAATTGTTAAAAACGATTAAAGCTGATAAGGAAGATCTCGAAGATGCATTGGCTGATAAAGCTGACGCTTATACAGTCAACAGAAAG gTTTCTCACGATCAATTTGATGCTGCCTGCGATGATTTAACACGTGGATTAGAGGAAGCTATAAGTAAATTAGGTAAACAGGAATCGATATGGCATCAAGCATTGGATGAAGTACAGAAAGAGATCGAAGGAAAAGTAGATAAGATTGAGATAACACCATTGAGAGATTTTGTCAATAGTCGATTAAAGTCGCttcaagagaaaatgaaacgtATGGCTGAGATGAGACGTGAGGCCGAAGCTGCTGGTACGAAAAAACTACTCAG AGACGTCCAATGTATATCATGTGATAAAGAAGTAGTTATGAGAACGGAAGAAACTGGCAAATTTGAGGCACCTCCTATGCCTTGCACGATGAGTATGAAACCTTATCTAACTTATGAATTGGATCAAGTTAGAAAGCAGCAAAGAAGATTGCCTCATAGTAGGAACATGATTCAATTCGAGGCAGCCGTATTGGAGGAGactagaaaaatgaaaatatctaaGGAAGAATCATTTGCGAAATCTCCCAg AGATCATCTTTGCAATCGTTATTGCGGTGGAAGTCATACGATTACAACTCCCCAACAAAGGGTTATGCGAATGGGACATTTTCTTACGCAATGGGGACCAGAGAGTATACAATTAACAGATGGTATGATAAAAGGAACCGACGGTAAGATGTATCGAAGTCGACCATTGCCACCGAAATATGATGTCTGCGGCGGTATAGTTCCTTGTCCTGCTAACGAAGTTATTACGTCTCAG GAAACTTCAAGATGTACTGGAAATATGTCTCAGCCTTGGCAAACTGCACGAAGTACATCAAGTGCCA aaaaaggtAATTCTGGAAGAATatcaacgagaaagaaagatgtctGTCCAGGT ATTTCTACGGAACATGAACAAAACGTGTCGGAATCAAATCCGATCAATAAAGTTGCTCTTGAAGTGCAATCTACTACCGAGGCATAA